The Cricetulus griseus strain 17A/GY chromosome 9, alternate assembly CriGri-PICRH-1.0, whole genome shotgun sequence genome has a segment encoding these proteins:
- the LOC100768939 gene encoding interferon-inducible GTPase 5 isoform X2, whose protein sequence is MATSRLPAVPEEETTILMAKEELEALRSAFESGDIPQAASRLRELLATTESTRLEVGVTGESGAGKSSLINALRGLGAEDPGAALTGVVETTMQPSSYPHPQFPDVTLWDLPGAGSPGCSADKYLKEVDFGRYDFFLLVSPRRCGAVETRLASEILRQGKKFYFVRTKVDEDLAATRSQRPSGFNETTVLQEIRDHCVERLRAAGISDPRIFLVSNLSPTRYDFPMLVSTWEHDLPAHRRHAGLLSLPDISLEALQKKKDMLQEQVLKTALVSGVIQALPVPGLAAAYDDALLIRSLRGYHRSFGLDDDSLAKLAEQVGKQAGDLRSVIRSPLANEVSPETVLRLYSQSSDGAMRVARAFERGIPVFGTLVAGGISFGTVYTMLQGCLNDMAEDAQRVRIKALEEEEPQTQLSLEAAGGDIGGVEKQRVSAEGTSEEPPLSTRRKLGLVLKYILDSWKRRDLPEEK, encoded by the coding sequence ATGGCAACTTCCAGGTTGCCCGCCGTGCCTGAGGAGGAGACTACCATCCTCATGGCCAAGGAAGAGCTTGAGGCCCTGCGTTCGGCCTTTGAGTCTGGCGACATCCCTCAGGCGGCCTCTCGCCTCCGGGAGCTGCTGGCCACCACGGAGAGCACCAGGCTGGAGGTGGGCGTCACGGGCGAGTCGGGAGCCGGCAAGTCCTCCCTCATCAACGCCCTGCGCGGCCTGGGGGCCGAGGATCCCGGCGCAGCTCTCACCGGGGTGGTGGAGACCACCATGCAGCCGTCGTCTTACCCTCACCCACAGTTTCCCGACGTGACCCTGTGGGACCTGCCGGGGGCCGGCTCTCCGGGCTGCTCGGCGGACAAGTACCTGAAGGAGGTAGACTTCGGCCGCTACGACTTCTTCTTGCTCGTGTCCCCCCGCCGCTGCGGCGCCGTGGAGACGCGCCTGGCCTCGGAGATCCTGCGCCAGGGCAAGAAATTCTACTTCGTGCGCACCAAGGTGGACGAGGACCTGGCGGCCACCCGCAGCCAGCGGCCCTCGGGCTTCAACGAGACGACGGTCCTGCAGGAGATCCGGGATCACTGCGTGGAGCGGCTGCGGGCAGCCGGCATCAGCGACCCCCGCATCTTCCTGGTGTCCAACCTGTCTCCGACCCGCTACGACTTCCCGATGCTGGTGTCCACCTGGGAGCACGACCTGCCCGCCCACCGTCGCCACGCCGGCCTGCTGTCCCTGCCTGACATCTCGCTGGAGGCCCTGCAGAAGAAGAAGGACATGCTACAAGAGCAGGTGCTCAAGACGGCCCTGGTGTCCGGGGTCATCCAGGCCCTGCCGGTCCCCGGGCTGGCGGCCGCCTACGATGACGCCCTGCTCATCCGCTCGCTGCGCGGCTACCACCGCAGCTTCGGCCTAGACGACGACTCGCTGGCTAAGCTGGCCGAGCAGGTGGGCAAGCAGGCCGGGGACCTGCGCTCCGTCATCCGCTCCCCTCTGGCCAACGAGGTCTCACCCGAGACCGTCCTGCGGCTCTACTCGCAGTCCTCGGATGGTGCCATGCGGGTGGCCCGCGCCTTCGAGAGGGGCATCCCCGTGTTCGGCACGCTGGTGGCCGGGGGCATCAGCTTCGGCACCGTCTACACCATGCTCCAGGGCTGCCTCAACGACATGGCCGAGGATGCTCAGCGCGTCCGCATCAAGgccctggaggaggaggagccccAGACCCAGCTGAGCTTGGAGGCGGCCGGTGGTGACATTGGTGGTGTGGAGAAGCAGCGGGTCTCTGCCGAGGGAACCAGCGAGGAGCCCCCGCTGTCCACCCGCAGGAAGCTGGGCCTCGTTCTCAAGTACATTCTTGACAGCTGGAAGAGGCGCGATTTgcctgaagaaaaataa